CCCAGGGTGGACCTTGAGGGTCGAAATGCCGCTTCACAAACTGTCTTGGCGACTTCGATGTTCCTCTCCGATTCGTTGCTGGCCGGAGAGGAGGTTCCCGCGAACACCGCAGCCGCCAGTTGGCCGTTCGTCATGTTGTGTGTTCGCGTGTTCATGGTCATTCTCAGCGTTAGGGGTTAAGCGTTCCTGTGTCGTTGCAGGGTTACAGGGTGTTCTTGCGGGCCTGGCGACGGCGGACGACCAGGATCGTTCCAGCCACGCCCATCAGCACCAGCGTGGCAGGCTCGGGAATCGTCGAGGAAATCGCGCCCACCGCGTCGATGTCCGCACCGGCGTAGAAACCGTAGCGGTCGGTGTCGGGATACTGGGCCGCGTCATCCTGCAGCCGCACGTAGGCAAACTGGGTCGTGTAGGGCAGGCTTTCGGCCGTCAGCACCGGGTCGATATCGATGCCACCGGTGGCACCGGCGACGAAGCCCACGTAGAGCCAATCGATGTTGTTCTGGCTGATCCAGATGTGGGTCTTCTCAACTTCAGGACCGACTTCAAAGATGTAGAGGTCGTGCCCAGCGTTGCCGCTGCCGGTGAGCCTGTTGTTGATGAACTGCAGCGTCAGGAAACCGCCATTGCCCAGCGAGACGAACTGGCCTTCGTTGTGCGTGGTGGCTTGAGGGGCCGGGGGGGTGTAGTTCGGCGTGCCCAGGGCGTCGGCGGGAACCATCCAACGCGGATCGGGGATAGACGGGCCATCGCTGAACGGCGCGTACGACACCACCGCATCAGCGAAGGACAGAGCGCCCTGCGGGAAGTCGATCCCGCCGATGATCTCGGCACGGGCGGTCGAGGCGGCGCCAATCAGAGCAGAGGTCAGGATCAGGCCCAGAATCAGTTTTGTCGTCGTGGTCTTCATTGCAGTTCTCCGGCTAAAGGTCTTATTCGGTTAAGTCCGCAGTGGACTCTAATTCTCAATTTCTTTCTTTGCAGCCAGTTACGTTTCAGCGTTTGCAGCTCAGTCATTTTCCTAATGCATCGTAGGGGGGTTAATTACCTCCTGCCGATGCCATAGACTCTTTCGCGGCGGCTCGCGTGGCCGCTCCCAGAAGCGGCTCAAAAAAGCCTTCCCATTCCGCCGGGCTCATCGGTCCGGCCAGCAGCAGCGACCCGCGAAGGCGGACCTGGATCTCCAGGTCGTCGCGACGTTTTTCGGTGTACACAGCCGCGTGCTGACGCCCGAGGCGTTCGTTGGCGATCTCCAGAACGTCCAGCGCCAGGTCCCCATCGCTTGTGGCGTCGGTAATCACGACAGCG
This Planctomycetaceae bacterium DNA region includes the following protein-coding sequences:
- a CDS encoding PEP-CTERM sorting domain-containing protein, producing the protein MKTTTTKLILGLILTSALIGAASTARAEIIGGIDFPQGALSFADAVVSYAPFSDGPSIPDPRWMVPADALGTPNYTPPAPQATTHNEGQFVSLGNGGFLTLQFINNRLTGSGNAGHDLYIFEVGPEVEKTHIWISQNNIDWLYVGFVAGATGGIDIDPVLTAESLPYTTQFAYVRLQDDAAQYPDTDRYGFYAGADIDAVGAISSTIPEPATLVLMGVAGTILVVRRRQARKNTL